In Nicotiana tabacum cultivar K326 chromosome 21, ASM71507v2, whole genome shotgun sequence, one DNA window encodes the following:
- the LOC107773096 gene encoding uncharacterized protein LOC107773096 — MAEEICFFTKDSLIIKPPKKSPALLRMIVVVFAMVCGVYICSTCLKQTNTETTSKLWNIEVIERLCHEYDTDRSQIPYLHYPKPKTFNRGECGCNPVRLFAVLSTQRSGSGWFETLLNSHINISSNGEIFSVKERRENSSSILRTLDSVYNLDLFTSASKNHCSAAVGFKWMLNQGLIQHHKEIVEYFNNKGVSAIFLFRRNLLRRMVSVLSNSYDRYAKLLNGTHKSHVHSPDEASTLAKYKPEINTTLLITDLKKMEVAATEALEYFNSTRHLTLYYEDLIRNQTKLGDVLDFLKLPQMNLSSRQVKIHSGPLREHIRNWDDVNKTLSGTTYESFLRSDC, encoded by the exons ATGGCTGAAGAAATCTGTTTCTTTACAAag GATTCTCTTATCATAAAACCTCCCAAGAAATCTCCAGCATTATTGAGGATGATTGTTGTAGTGTTTGCAATGGTTTGCGGTGTTTATATCTGTTCAACCTGTCTTAAGCAAACTAACACCGAGACAACGAGCAAATTGTGGAACATTGAAGTTATAGAAAGGTTGTGTCACGAATATGACACTGACCGATCCCAGATTCCATACTTGCATTATCCTAAACCGAAAACCTTTAACAG GGGTGAATGTGGTTGTAATCCTGTACGGCTGTTTGCTGTTCTGTCAACCCAGAGGTCTGGGAGTGGATGGTTTGAGACACTATTAAATAGTCATATTAATATAAGCTCCAATGGTGAAATTTTCTCCGTCAAAGAGCGGAGAGAAAATTCCTCCTCAATCTTGAGGACATTGGACAGTGTTTACAATTTGGACTTGTTTACCAGTGCTTCCAAGAATCACTGTTCAGCTGCAGTTGGCTTCAAGTGGATGCTTAATCAG GGGCTGATACAACACCATAAGGAAATTGTTGAGTACTTCAACAACAAAGGCGTTTCCGCTATATTTCTCTTTAGAAGGAATCTACTGCGGCGTATGGTTTCAGTGCTTTCGAACTCCTATGATCGATATGCCAAACTCTTGAATGGAACACACAAGTCTCATGTGCACTCACCTGACGAG GCTTCTACTCTCGCGAAGTATAAACCAGAAATCAATACAACATTACTGATCACAGATTTGAAGAAAATGGAAGTGGCAGCCACTGAGGCATTGGAGTACTTCAATAGCACTCGGCACCTAACTCTCTATTACGAAGATCTTATCAGAAATCAGACT AAATTGGGAGATGTACTAGATTTTCTAAAATTGCCACAAATGAATTTAAGTAGCCGCCAAGTTAAGATACATAGTGGACCTTTGCGGGAGCATATCAGGAACTGGGATGATGTGAATAAGACATTGAGCGGAACAACATATGAGAGTTTCCTTCGCTCTGACTGTTAA